The Oncorhynchus tshawytscha isolate Ot180627B linkage group LG08, Otsh_v2.0, whole genome shotgun sequence genome window below encodes:
- the LOC112255831 gene encoding mucin-5AC-like: MDVEGKAFTLDVHPPSPRPQWPPGPHTVQGPNTVRWLHTVQEPQYDQGPQSHREQDQWLRAVQTAQQSKTKVAGPVAKEREQRLTETMCRLQQQLCQDQRPVQSPYICSPFSSLGEAVTHLLPYHTCAGHLPSQDDFNLVDKQFDTVSGFLLKRTKDMLNKYRQLLLGEALQVMPSAEMVMLDRLFLQSERFSLGEDRHRARRDPESFLMTLHASESSSSASSRVGLDRSGSLPSPPAWTRLSDRPPGLRTYHSTSRGGLRLTIKHKAGSRMVVHNSACDTVHTTAPSGHKRYYTGQLINGSVDLTEQGSSHRTSCHPIDKEMSNGALPSKVVEDIPHGHHSDSRESVAQIQTAALGSQYISSPNSLTMPSLDPQTACLVPPPSDPGEMSTPKLKRFRPTLPDLPFQADRHSDRPPPFPQTSYRPPPFPQTSDRPPPFPRPATGPRLFHRPATGPSLSPRPMTDPSLFPRPAIGPSLFPRPAIGPSLFPRPAIGPRLFPRQATGPILFPRPETDTSLFPKLATGPSLFPRPATDPSLFPRPATGPSLFPRQATGPSLFPRPATGPSLFPRPATGPSLFPRPATDSSLFPRPATDPSLFPRPATDPSLFPRPATDPSLFPRPATDPSLFPRPATGPSLFPRPATGPSLFPRPATGPSLFPRPATGPSLFPRPATGPSLFPRPATGPSLFPTPATGPSLFPTPATGPSLFPTPATGPSLFPTPATGPSLFPTPATGPSLFPTPATGPSLFPTPATGPSLFPTPATDPSLFPRPATGPRLVLAPNPPCQRTTPSVNTCRVPSTASWSCSACRVPRLQPSPGSRGRARLQAPPPYWTRPSLASYKETSRDS, encoded by the exons ATGGATGTAGAGGGTAAAGCCTTTACTCTTGATGTCCATCCACCTTCTCCCAGACCCCAGTGGCCACCAGGCCCCCACACAGTCCAGGGGCCCAACACAGTTCGGTGGCTCCACACTGTCCAGGAGCCCCAGTACGACCAGGGGCCCCAATCCCACAGAGAGCAGGACCAGTGGCTCAGAGCAGTTCAGACAGCCCAACAGTCAAAGACAAAG GTGGCCGGTCCTGTggcgaaggagagagagcagagactgaCTGAAACGATGTGCAG GCTCCAGCAGCAGCTGTGTCAGGACCAGAGACCGGTCCAGAGCCCTTACATCTGTTCTCCCTTCTCCTCATTGGGGGAGGCTGTGACACACCTGTTACCATACCACACCTGTGCCGGACACCTGCCTAGTCAGGACGACTTCAACTTAG tggacAAGCAGTTTGACACCGTGTCAGGGTTCCTACTGAAACGCACCAAGGACATGCTCAACAAATACAGACAGCTACTGCTCGGGGAGGCACTG CAGGTGATGCCGTCGGCAGAGATGGTGATGCTGGATCGTCTGTTCCTCCAATCAGAGAGGTTTTCCCTGGGGGAGGACCGACACAGGGCCCGTAGAGACCCAG AGTCCTTCCTGATGACCCTGCATGCATCTGAGTCCTCCAGCTCCGCGTCATCCCGAGTGGGGCTGGATCGGTCTGGcagcctcccctcccccccaGCTTGGACCAGACTCTCCGACCGACCCCCGGGACTCAGGACCTACCACTCCACCAGCCGCGGAGGCCTTAGGCTCACCATCAAACACAAGGCTGGATCCAGGATGGTGGTTCACAACTCAGCCTGTGACACTGTGCACACTACTGCCCCATCTGGTCACAAGCGGTACTACACCGGCCAACTGATCAATGGGAGTGTTGATCTGACTGAGCAGGGCTCCTCCCATAGGACCTCCTGCCATCCAATCGATAAGGAGATGTCGAACGGAGCCCTGCCCTCCAAAGTAGTAGAGGACATCCCACATGGTCACCATAGTGATAGCAGGGAATCTGTTGCACAGATTCAGACAGCAGCACTGGGTTCACAATATATAAGTTCCCCAAACTCCCTTACTATGCCGAGCTTAGACCCACAGACTGCCTGTCTAGTGCCTCCCCCTTCAGACCCTGGAGAGATGAGTACCCCCAAACTGAAACGCTTCAGGCCCACGCTTCCGGACCTCCCATTCCAGGCGGACAGGCACAGTGACAGGCCCCCGCCTTTTCCACAGACCAGCTACAGGCCCCCGCCTTTCCCCCAGACCAGCGACAGGCCCCCGCCTTTCCCCAGACCAGCGACAGGCCCCCGCCTTTTCCACAGACCAGCTACAGGCCCCAGCCTTTCCCCCAGACCAATGACAGACCCCAGCCTCTTCCCCAGACCAGCTATAGGCCCCAGCCTCTTTCCCAGACCAGCTATAGGCCCCAGTCTCTTTCCCAGACCAGCTATAGGCCCCAGACTCTTTCCCAGACAAGCAACAGGCCCCATTCTCTTCCccagaccagagacagacacCAGCCTCTTTCCCAAACTAGCTACAGGCCCCAGTCTCTTTCCCAGACCAGCGACAGACCCCAGTCTCTTCCCCAGACCAGCGACAGGCCCCAGTCTCTTTCCCAGACAAGCGACAGGCCCCAGCCTCTTTCCCAGACCAGCGACAGGCCCCAGCCTCTTTCCCAGACCAGCGACAGGCCCCAGCCTCTTCCCCAGGCCAGCTACAGACTCCAGCCTCTTCCCCAGACCAGCGACAGACCCCAGTCTCTTCCCCAGACCAGCGACAGACCCCAGTCTCTTCCCCAGACCAGCGACAGACCCCAGTCTCTTCCCCAGACCAGCGACAGACCCCAGTCTCTTTCCCAGACCAGCGACAGGCCCCAGCCTCTTCCCCAGGCCAGCGACAGGCCCCAGCCTCTTCCCCAGGCCAGCGACAGGCCCCAGCCTCTTCCCCAGACCAGCGACAGGCCCCAGCCTCTTCCCCAGACCAGCGACAGGCCCCAGCCTCTTCCCCAGACCAGCGACAGGCCCCAGCCTCTTCCCCACACCAGCGACAGGCCCCAGCCTCTTCCCCACACCAGCGACAGGCCCCAGTCTCTTCCCCACACCAGCGACAGGCCCCAGCCTCTTCCCCACACCAGCGACAGGCCCCAGCCTCTTCCCCACACCAGCGACAGGCCCCAGCCTCTTCCCCACACCAGCGACAGGCCCCAGCCTCTTCCCCACACCAGCGACAGGCCCCAGCCTCTTCCCCACACCAGCGACAGACCCCAGCCTCTTCCCCAGGCCAGCTACAGGCCCGAGGCTAGTCCTAGCCCCCAACCCCCCCTGCCAGAGGACAACACCCTCAGTGAACACCTGCAGAGTGCCATCGACAGCATCCTGGAGCTGCAGCGCCTGCAGGGTCCCACGGCTGCAGCCCAGCCCCGGATCCAGGGGGCGTGCCCGGTTGCAGGCCCCGCCTCCCTACTGGACCAGGCCATCACTAGCATCCTACAAGGAAACCTCTAGAGACTCCTGA
- the LOC121846872 gene encoding proline-rich protein 36-like, whose product MTPSMGHHLVDGSQILTAVPHHRQLNFSPHTVFSTTSTGQLSLRQGTLLSGSLQLQSGSPTVFQMPAQLAGAYNPQGSQGQGGPGQHATLLHSPALGSHITLMHSGMQLTSTHPDSHMTSISILNTTPPAVVQGLPFTPQTSRPLGGVTDGQISVQQASVVLLPDRAGHEERREQAASPHLPQSTRHLFQQHASLQPSTASLQPSTASLQSTSPSVMTLLQTPLEAPQALDPPGMLPKYLLDPVGTLPKHLLDPVGTLHKHLLDPVGSLPKHLLDPVGSLPKHLLDPVGSLPKHLLDPVGSLPKHLLDPVGSLPKHLLDPVGSLPKHLLDPVGSLPKHLLDPVGSLPKHLLDPVGSLPKHLLDPVGTLPKHLLDPAGTLPKHLLDPAGTLPKHLLDPVGTLPKHLLDPVGTLPKHLRDQTETGTKPGVEKVHSPTQAFIHHLQQQALTPPNPSPSPEVLAGTVSVEDHTVSTVASEMEEAPPPIQPAVLGHAGAQSAMPLSPCVLVAYPASLHPETKETTLLCHSPTLLCHSPTLLCHSPTLLCQSPSEQGLGTTPPAGQGLWTTPPNGQGLWTTPPNGQGLMSTPPNGQGLVRTLRNGQGLVSTPFTRQGLGSTPQQDSLSSPPSGATSLGLAGSGSGSGSAVPQTQAAVFRSPSPLPVSTSPQLQTAVFRSPSPLPVSTSPSSILQCSEAPPLCLSAPPPAPDCSVQKPLPSAYQRLPQLQTAVFSNPSPSPLPVCVPQQQPDPLLAQPDPLLAQPDP is encoded by the exons ATGACACCCTCCATGGGCCACCACCTGGTAGATGGCTCCCAGATCCTGACGGCCGTGCCTCACCACAGACAGCTCAACTTCAGCCCCCACACAGTCTTCAGCACCACCTCAACAGGCCAGCTCTCCCTCCGCCAGGGAACCCTGCTCTCTGGCTCCCTGCAGCTACAGTCAGGGTCGCCTACTGTCTTCCAGATGCCAGCCCAGTTGGCGGGTGCCTACAATCCCCAGGGGTCCCAGGGGCAGGGGGGTCCAGGCCAGCATGCCACCCTGCTCCACAGCCCTGCTCTAGGGAGCCACATCACCCTGATGCA CTCTGGGATGCAGCTCACCTCAACCCACCCAGACAGTCACATGACCTCGATTTCCATCCTCAACACCACCCCTCCTGCTGTAGTACAGGGCCTGCCCTTCACCCCCCAGACCTCCAGACCCCTAGGGGGTGTTACAGATGGACAGATCAGTGTTCAGCAGGCATCTGTAGTGTTGCTGCCTGACAGAGCTGgccatgaggagaggagggagcaagCGGCGTCCCCACACCTGCCTCAG TCGACAAGGCACCTTTTCCAGCAGCAtgcctctctccaaccctccaccGCCAGTCTCCAACCCTCCACCGCCAGTCTCCAGTCCACTTCTCCCTCTGTAATGACCCTCCTACAGACCCCGCTGGAGGCCCCACAGGCCTTGGACCCACCTGGTATGCTACCCAAATACCTGCTAGACCCAGTTGGGACGTTACCCAAACACCTGCTGGACCCAGTTGGGACGTTACACAAACACCTGCTGGACCCAGTTGGGTCGTTACCCAAACACCTGCTGGACCCAGTTGGGTCGTTACCCAAACACCTGCTGGACCCAGTTGGGTCGTTACCCAAACACCTGCTGGACCCAGTTGGGTCGTTACCCAAACACCTGCTGGACCCAGTTGGGTCGTTACCCAAACACCTGCTGGACCCAGTTGGGTCGTTACCCAAACACCTGCTGGACCCAGTTGGGTCGTTACCCAAACACCTGCTGGACCCAGTTGGGTCGTTACCCAAACACCTGCTGGACCCAGTTGGGTCGTTACCCAAACACCTGCTGGACCCAGTTGGGACGTTACCCAAACACCTGCTGGACCCAGCTGGGACGTTACCCAAACACCTGCTGGACCCAGCTGGGACGTTACCCAAACACCTGCTGGACCCAGTTGGGACGTTACCCAAACACCTGCTGGACCCAGTTGGGACGTTACCCAAACACTTGCGGGACCAGACGGAGACAGGGACAAAACCAGGGGTGGAGAAGGTTCACAGCCCCACCCAGGCCTTCATCCATCATCTACAACAG CAAGCACTTACCCCTCCCAATCCCTCCCCATCACCTGAGGTCCTGGCTGGGACTGTGTCAGTGGAGGATCACACTGTCTCCACTGTGGCCAGTGAGATGGAGGAGGCCCCTCCACCCATCCAGCCAGCAGTTCTAGGACATGCAGGAGCCCAGTCTGCGATGCCCCTCAGCCCTTGTGTGTTGGTGGCCTATCCAGCTTCACTACACCCAGAGACAAAGGAGACTACTCTGCTATGCCACTCTCCTACCCTGCTATGCCACTCTCCTACCCTGCTATGCCACTCTCCTACCCTGCTATGCCAATCTCCATCTGAGCAGGGTTTAGGGACCACACCCCCGGCTGGGCAGGGCTTATGGACCACACCCCCGAATGGGCAGGGCTTATGGACCACACCCCCGAATGGGCAGGGCTTAATGAGCACCCCCCCGAATGGGCAGGGCTTAGTGAGAACACTCCGGAATGGGCAGGGCTTAGTGAGCACACCCTTTACTAGGCAGGGCTTAGGGTCCACACCACAACAAGACAGTTTATCTTCCCCACCAAGTGGGGCCACCTCCCTGGGACTGGCTGGGTCTGGATCTGGGTCTGGAAGTGCCGTCCCTCAAACCCAGGCTGCAGTGTTCAGAAGCCCCTCCCCTCTGCCTGTCAGCACCTCCCCCCAGCTCCAGACTGCAGTGTTCAGAAGCCCCTCCCCTCTGCCTGTCAGCACCTCCCCCAGCTCCATACTGCAGTGTTCAGAAGCCCCTCCCCTCTGCCTGTCAGCGCCTCCCCCAGCTCCAGACTGCAGTGTTCAGAAGCCCCTCCCCTCTGCCTATCAGCGCCTCCCCCAGCTCCAGACTGCAGTGTTCAGCAAtcccagcccctctcctctaccgGTCTGTGTGCCTCAGCAGCAGCCTGACCCCCTCCTAGCGCAGCCTGACCCCCTCCTAGCGCAGCCTGACCCCTAG
- the LOC121846873 gene encoding BRD4-interacting chromatin-remodeling complex-associated protein-like yields the protein MGPPAYEVLKMHLQRERELCDVTFSSSSSSSPSVDMENEDGTCLLDVLCDPQALNNFLHGTNELQNDDLLITCSSGEPSSLFTDTPSPMSLLADDITPPAECVDLSFLEEALLGGSPEGGGERRGEGEEVQEEEEVPPCDILQQSLQEADITEHTMAQEAGLVQTGPGEGHTLSLYTPGPPLLLPPAAVPFLSKTLAFPHPHPGPPTLQHRDTQAAVEPPQPSLLAVGPGCPSLKPAAPQLMGLLPGNIFPAPPPETSFSLTPAQASNTSFSLIQKAVPSLTGRPYWPQLSERLQLPESFSREDPCPSSPSCLSASNPDLFRSALSLLALVGLVRNPLQVSPSSLGRPRQTSSCPPHFPSPSLPNTSPSPIPSLPNTSLPPTSPSPSPSACSWSTREEAPS from the exons ATGGGGCCTCCAGCATATGAA GTGCTGAAGATGCATctacaacgagagagagaactatgTGATGTGACtttctcgtcctcctcctcctcctctccatcagtTGACATGGAGAATGAAGACGGAACCTGTCTGCTTGATGTTTTGTG TGATCCCCAAGCCTTAAATAACTTCCTTCATGGAACAAACGAG CTGCAGAATGATGACCTGCTCATTACCTGTTCCTCTGGAgagccctcctccctcttcacTGACACCCCG aGCCCAATGTCTCTGTTGGCAGATGACATTACCCCCCCTGCAGAATGCGTTGACCTGTCCTTCCTGGAAGAGGCTCTACTGGGGGGGTCCCccgagggagggggggagagaagaggggagggagaggaagtgcaggaggaagaggaagtaCCGCCCTGTGACATTCTCCAGCAGAGTCTTCAGGAGGCTGACATCACAGAGCACACTATGGCTCAGGAGGCAGGGCTCGTCCAAACAGGGCCTGGGGAGGGCCACACCCTGTCTCTCTACACACCTGgccccccactcctcctccctcctgctgCCGTGCCGTTCCTCTCCAAAACCCTAGCCTTCCCTCACCCCCACCCTGGCCCCCCCACCCTGCAACACAGGGACACCCAGGCTGCGGTGGAGCCTCCCCAACCATCCCTGCTGGCCGTGGGACCAGGCTGCCCCTCCCTGAAGCCTGCTGCTCCCCAGCTGATGGGCCTCCTCCCTGGGAACATCTTCCCCGCACCCCCGCCAGAGACTTCCTTCTCCCTGACCCCTGCACAGGCCTCCAACACCTCCTTTTCCCTCATCCAAAAGGCAGTTCCTAGCCTGACAGGGCGCCCCTACTGGCCCCAACTCTCAGAGCGGCTGCAGCTCCCGGAATCTTTCTCCAGAGAGGACCCCTGCCCATCCAGCCCAAGCTGCCTATCAGCATCCAACCCCGACTTGTTCAGATCAGCCCTAAGCCTCCTGGCCCTAGTGGGCCTGGTCAGAAACCCTCTCCAGGTCTCACCTTCCTCCCTGGGACGCCCTCGTCAAACATCCTCCTGTCCCCCCCACTTCCCCAGCCCAAGCCTGCCCAACACCTCACCAAGCCCCATCCCCAGCCTGCCCAACACCTCACTGCCCCCCACCTCACCAAGCCCCAGCCCGTCAGCCTGCAGCTGGTCAACCAGGGAGGAGGCTCCTTCCTGA
- the LOC112256969 gene encoding enhancer of rudimentary homolog, with protein sequence MSHTILLVQPTKRPEGRTYADYESVNECMEGVCKMYEEHLKRMNPNSPSITYDISQLFDFIDDLADLSCLVYRADTQTYQPYNKDWIKEKIYVLLRRQAQQAGK encoded by the exons tCTCACACGATCCTGTTGGTCCAGCCCACTAAGAGACCAGAGGGACGTACGTATGCTGATTATGAATCAGTCAACGAGTGCATGGAAG GTGTGTGTAAGATGTACGAGGAACACCTAAAGAGAATGAACCCAAACAGTCCATCCATCACCTATGACATCAGTCAACTGTTTGACTTCATCGACGACCTGGCTGACCTCAGCTGCTTGGT GTACCGTGCCGACACACAGACGTACCAGCCGTACAACAAGGACTGGATCAAGGAGAAGATTTACGTGTTGCTGCGGCGCCAGGCCCAACAGGCTGGGAAATGA